In Labrus mixtus unplaced genomic scaffold, fLabMix1.1 SCAFFOLD_57, whole genome shotgun sequence, a single window of DNA contains:
- the LOC132967011 gene encoding protein S100-A14-like: MATKFSDLELAINTLVTEFHKAADDGPTMNTTQFQTMLSNQMPAFAKTVEGEDALAQVLQQMGVENGQDISFENVWTLINKQAVQLFSSTPKDKSIKCGCLLQ, from the exons tTCTCAGATCTGGAGCTGGCCATCAACACGTTGGTCACAGAGTTTCATAAAGCCGCAGACGACGGGCCGACCATGAACACCACACAGTTTCAGACCATGCTCTCCAATCAGATGCCTGCGTTCGCCAAG ACGGTGGAGGGCGAGGACGCTCTGGCTCAGGTTCTACAGCAGATGGGCGTTGAGAACGGTCAGGACATCTCCTTCGAGAACGTCTGGACTCTGATCAACAAACAGGCCGTCCAGCTGTTCAGCTCCACGCCCAAAGACAAGAGCATCAAGTGTGGCTGCCTGCTGCAGTGA